A region of Panicum virgatum strain AP13 chromosome 8N, P.virgatum_v5, whole genome shotgun sequence DNA encodes the following proteins:
- the LOC120685921 gene encoding lecithin-cholesterol acyltransferase-like 1 yields MAAPILGFLSALLLLLLPAPLRDHFSSVHRQTAGGGTAGGLHPIVLVPGVTCPDLEARLTEAYEPSTPRCGRMRGKGWFGLWTNRTWALDAETAACLEEQMRLVYDPALGDFRNLPGVATRVPNFGSARGFSSKYAPHPEYCFGALRSTLERFGYRDGETLFGAPYDFRYAPPVPGQTSRVYSRYFSRVTRLIEDATKKNQSRAAIVFGHSYGAMVALEFVRNSPSPWRNKFIKHLFMVAPTWSGGYVRAIRSVVSGPPADMVYVPSASAVSVRSMWRTFETAIVNLPCPAVFGRRPLVVTRSKNYSAYDIADLLLAISCANGDKPFRERELAKMGYFKAPMVPMTHMYGVGVPTEEQLVYWEGDFDMPPEMVYGDGDGTINVIAMLAFQEKVGKQPGQKELFKSIRVAKVPHSELIINQRAVKKIMNEIVELNRLVEMHFSY; encoded by the exons ATGGCCGCCCCGATACTCGGCTTCCTCTCAGCGCTACTCCTGCTTCTCCTCCCGGCTCCCCTCCGAGACCACTTCTCGTCAGTCCACCGgcagacggccggcggcggcacggccggcGGCCTCCACCCGATCGTCCTGGTCCCCGGCGTGACCTGCCCCGACCTGGAGGCTCGGCTCACCGAGGCCTACGAGCCCTCAACGCCACGCTGCGGCCGGATGAGAGGGAAGGGGTGGTTCGGGCTGTGGACGAACCGCACCTGGGCACTGGACGCCGAGACCGCTGCGTGCTTGGAGGAGCAGATGCGCCTCGTCTACGACCCCGCCCTCGGGGACTTCCGGAACCTGCCCGGCGTGGCCACGCGCGTCCCCAACTTCGGCTCCGCTCGCGGGTTCAGCTCCAAGTACGCACCACACCC GGAATATTGCTTTGGAGCACTGAGGTCTACCCTAGAGAGATTCGGGTACCGCGACGGAGAGACCCTCTTCGGGGCTCCCTATGACTTCCGGTACGCCCCTCCGGTCCCCGGCCAGACATCTCGAGTTTACTCCCGGTACTTTAGCCGGGTAACGAGGCTCATCGAGGACGCTACCAAGAAGAATCAAAGCAGGGCCGCCATCGTCTTCGGACACAGCTACGGGGCCATGGTTGCCCTCGAGTTCGTCAGGAACTCCCCGTCGCCGTGGCGGAACAAGTTCATCAAGCACCTCTTTATGGTAGCACCGACATGGTCGGGAGGCTACGTTCGCGCGATAAGAAGCGTTGTCTCGGGGCCGCCGGCAGACATGGTTTACGTTCCGTCCGCCTCTGCTGTGTCGGTGCGGTCGATGTGGAGGACCTTCGAGACTGCCATCGTGAACCTACCATGCCCAGCGGTCTTTGGGCGCAGGCCACTCGTGGTGACCAGGAGCAAGAATTACTCGGCGTATGATATCGCCGATCTGCTTCTTGCCATCAGTTGCGCCAACGGCGACAAGCCATTCAGAGAGCGTGAGCTCGCAAAGATGGGCTACTTCAAGGCGCCCATGGTTCCAATGACTCATATGTATGGAGTGGGTGTCCCAACGGAGGAGCAACTGGTGTACTGGGAAGGTGACTTCGACATGCCGCCTGAAATGGTGTACGGCGATGGTGACGGCACCATCAACGTGATTGCCATGTTGGCGTTCCAGGAGAAGGTGGGGAAACAGCCGGGACAAAAGGAGCTCTTCAAGTCCATCAGAGTTGCTAAGGTTCCGCACTCTGAATTAATTATCAATCAACGGGCTGTCAAGAAGATAATGAATGAGATCGTAGAGTTAAATCGCTTGGTTGAAATGCATTTCTCTTATTAA